Proteins found in one Anopheles aquasalis chromosome 3, idAnoAquaMG_Q_19, whole genome shotgun sequence genomic segment:
- the LOC126574343 gene encoding pupal cuticle protein-like, whose product MFRVFVIAALAAVAVAQNPDAEAQILNSDSVVNPDGSYAWNYETSNGIRAQEEGVGGQSAQGSASWTDRDGTPISLTYVANENGFQPQGAHLPREGPVPDHVLKTLEFIRANPPKDDPNFNIQALEAEIARLQALQ is encoded by the exons ATGTTCCGAGTG TTCGTTATTGCTGCCCTGGCTGCGGTTGCCGTCGCCCAGAACCCGGATGCCGAGGCGCAGATCCTGAACTCGGACAGCGTCGTCAACCCGGACGGTTCGTACGCGTGGAACTATGAGACGAGCAATGGTATTCGGGCACAGGAGGAGGGCGTTGGTGGACAGTCGGCCCAGGGAAGCGCTTCGTGGACTGATCGCGATGGTACGCCGATCTCGCTGACGTACGTCGCCAACGAGAACGGTTTCCAGCCCCAGGGTGCCCATCTGCCGCGTGAGGGCCCGGTGCCGGACCATGTCCTGAAGACGCTCGAATTCATCCGCGCCAACCCGCCCAAGGATGACCCGAACTTCAACATCCAGGCTCTTGAGGCCGAGATCGCCAGACTGCAGGCTCTGCAGTAa
- the LOC126574340 gene encoding bifunctional coenzyme A synthase codes for MARKIGLLTMVHLASVAKTLAATRPYPLHTLYLQFHPKVAASVKCPRALGRFVASVYQSSVCWIGTDVDLRIMTGTLRTGHPDAGAFSVSRKRPPSVDYLFYDYAVASAAGNEEAVLAQHFPAAQVVELTADSAVENGTRIEVVLDPAEECYRNVVLGGTFDRIHAGHKVLLTQAILMATERLVVGVTDGAMNRGKKLYELILPTEQRIATLEQLLGDIDPTLRYEVVPIVDPFGPTATDPNMDLIVVSTETARGGTKVNELRTKNGLNQLQVHTIELLDDEATIEDKEDKISSSNLRMDLLGTRLKPRKPAPGHLPTKPYIIGLVGGIASGKSKMMERFEKLGAGVIDCDKIGHQLYEPGEECYKQVVATFGNGIVHPNGTINRQALGAIVFADRSKLDQLNGIMWSAIRKRAQEMARSLYEQQGKEVVIMEAAVLLRAGWQQDCHEVWSCIIPREEAIRRLMERNQLAEKEAIRRVDAQVTSTEEIVRQSDVVFCTLWSYEFSQQQAERAWGIIQSELKLKL; via the exons ATGGCCCGGAAAATTGGCCTTCTGACTATGGTGCACCTGGCGAGCGTGGCGAAAACCCTGGCCGCCACCCGGCCGTACCCGCTGCACACACTGTACCTGCAGTTTCACCCGAAAGTGGCTGCCTCCGTAAAGTGTCCGCGGGCGCTGGGCCGGTTCGTGGCGAGCGTTTATCAATCGTCGGTCTGCTGGATCGGAACCGACGTAGATCTGCGCATCATGACCGGAACCCTTCGGACCGGGCATCCCGATGCGGGTGCATTCTCCGTCAGCCGGAAacggccaccatcggtggaTTACCTGTTCTACGATTATGCTGTCGCTTCCGCGGCTGGTAACGAGGAAGCCGTTCTCGCGCAACACTTTCCAGCGGCCCAGGTGGTGGAGCTAACGGCGGACTCCGCAGTAGAGAATGGCACACGGATTGAGGTGGTGCTGGATCCGGCAGAGGAATGTTACCGAAATGTGGTGCTCGGTGGAACGTTCGATCGAATCCATGCCGGGCATAAGGTGCTGCTTACGCAAGCAATTCTCATGGCCACAGAGCGGCTAGTCGTTGGTGTGACGGACGGGGCCATGAACCGGGGGAAAAAGCTGTACGAGCTGATACTGCCAACGGAACAGCGGATCGCCACACTCGAACAGTTGCTCGGGGACATCGATCCCACGCTGCGCTACGAAGTGGTGCCCATTGTGGATCCCTTCGGACCGACGGCCACCGATCCGAATATGGAT TTGATCGTAGTCAGCACGGAGACGGCTCGGGGTGGTACGAAGGTGAACGAGCTGCGCACCAAGAACGGGCTGAACCAGCTGCAGGTGCACACGATCGAGTTGCTCGACGATGAGGCGACTATTGAAGATAAGGAGGATAAGATAAGCTCGAGTAACTTGCGGATGGACCTGCTCGGAACGCGTTTGAAGCCGCGTAAACCAGCGCCCGGCCACCTACCGACAAAACCGTACATCATCGGATTGGTCGGTGGGATTGCGTCCGgtaaaagcaaaatgatggAACGGTTCGAGaagctcggtgccggtgttatCGATTGCGACAAAATCGGCCATCAGCTGTACGAACCGGGGGAGGAATGCTACAAGCAGGTGGTGGCCACATTCGGCAATGGGATCGTACATCCCAATGGCACCATTAACCGTCAAGCGCTGGGCGCGATCGTGTTCGCGGATCGTAGCAAACTGGATCAATTAAACGGGATCATGTGGAGTGCGATCCGGAAGCGTGCACAGGAAATGGCACGCAGCTTGTACGAGCAGCAGGGCAAGGAGGTGGTGATTATGGAGGCAGCGGTACTGTTACGTGCCGGTTGGCAGCAGGACTGTCACGAAGTGTGGTCCTGTATCATTCCACGCGAGGAAGCGATCCGCCGGTTGATGGAGCGGAATCAGTTGGCGGAGAAGGAAGCGATACGGCGCGTCGATGCGCAGGTGACGAGTACGGAAGAGATCGTACGACAGTCGGACGTTGTGTTCTGCACGCTGTGGAGCTACGAGTTCTCACAGCAGCAAGCCGAACGTGCCTGGGGCATCATCCAGAGCGAATTGAAGCTCAAACTGTAA